The Engystomops pustulosus chromosome 1, aEngPut4.maternal, whole genome shotgun sequence genome has a window encoding:
- the SELPLG gene encoding P-selectin glycoprotein ligand 1 — translation MSFPSATLLLCLWLSSAIAYKLPLLDGSLLTHDDNLVHKPNNSPFGINYKWELQTEDRMDGGSLMLPRLRREVIDKKSKKGDVIPDKQPLPKVKPTEPPLDKFSDATPYILEASSAAITKAKSMHLLNEDETTPLTDQEQTTKGAGQTLSEDETTPLTDIPETTKEAVQKLKEVKTTHVSKSVTQSEALVTESTFNPTTSEGLADLTSKKYTKPTQVDHAPTTASQDTSSKQTSPDDNLEDSTSSLSPQSPESFPSTTPATSHDLTTGHRLTTIWFWTSSTKPAAVTHITTSSTDAIQTQSIMRQCMLTILILAVACTIFLITTIALAAKLSTMKQRNKLRHPVAYTEMRCISSLLPDDQQNKPQPKRLKTFASAMEESDGDNTTLHSFLPDHY, via the coding sequence ATGTCTTTCCCGTCAGCAACCCTCCTGCTGTGTTTGTGGTTGTCTTCTGCCATTGCATACAAGCTTCCCCTCTTGGATGGTTCTCTTTTGACTCATGATGATAACCTTGTACATAAACCTAATAATTCTCCTTTTGGCATTAACTACAAGTGGGAATTGCAAACAGAGGACAGAATGGATGGAGGATCCCTAATGTTGCCACGCTTGAGAAGAGAAGTTATAGATAAGAAGTCCAAAAAAGGAGATGTCATTCCAGATAAACAACCTTTACCAAAAGTTAAACCAACAGAACCACCACTGGATAAATTTTCAGATGCTACCCCATACATTCTGGAAGCATCTAGTGCAGCTATTACAAAAGCTAAGAGCATGCATCTGTTAAATGAAGATGAAACCACCCCTCTAACTGATCAAGAGCAGACAACAAAGGGAGCTGGACAGACACTCAGTGAAGATGAAACCACCCCTTTAACTGATATACCAGAAACAACTAAGGAAGCTGTACAGAAACTTAAAGAAGTTAAAACCACACATGTAAGCAAATCAGTTACACAGTCAGAAGCTTTAGTCACTGAATCAACATTTAACCCTACCACATCGGAAGGGTTAGCCGATTTAACAAGCAAAAAATATACTAAACCAACTCAAGTAGACCACGCTCCTACTACAGCTAGTCAAGACACAAGTAGCAAACAGACAAGCCCGGATGACAACTTGGAGGATTCTACATCTAGCTTATCACCACAATCACCAGAGAGTTTCCCAAGCACAACGCCAGCTACATCACATGATCTAACTACTGGACACAGACTCACCACTATATGGTTTTGGACTTCCTCTACAAAGCCTGCAGCAGTAACTCATATAACTACATCTTCAACGGATGCAATACAGACACAGTCTATAATGAGACAGTGCATGCTTACCATCTTGATTCTTGCTGTTGCTTGCACCATCTTTCTTATCACAACTATAGCACTTGCTGCCAAACTTTCTACTATGAAACAAAGAAACAAGTTACGGCATCCAGTGGCCTACACAGAAATGAGGTGTATTTCTTCTCTCTTGCCAGACGACCAACAGAACAAGCCACAGCCTAAAAGATTGAAGACTTTTGCTTCTGCCATGGAGGAGAGTGATGGAGACAACACCACTCTTCACAGCTTTCTTCCCGATCATTATTAG